One part of the Flavobacterium johnsoniae UW101 genome encodes these proteins:
- a CDS encoding LytR/AlgR family response regulator transcription factor, with product MKIKCVLIDDEPLAIKVLQNYFNNFTDFEVIGTFNNSLEALDFINSTSVDAVFLDINMPMMTGFELISLIENKTKVIITTAFREFAAESYDLDVLDYLVKPIPLPRFIKCINKITTEYNLKNNIKIDTTKGDSHIFIKVDKKMMKINIEEILFIEGMKEYIKVVTPDKTYITHKSLTSLSEELPADRFLRIHKSYVIALNKVKSIEGNRIQIQSYTIPIGRNYSKDVKNRILE from the coding sequence ATGAAGATTAAATGTGTATTGATTGATGATGAACCTTTGGCGATAAAAGTCCTGCAAAATTACTTTAACAATTTTACAGATTTTGAAGTTATAGGAACATTTAATAACTCTTTAGAAGCGCTTGATTTTATAAACAGCACTTCTGTAGATGCTGTTTTCTTAGACATCAATATGCCAATGATGACTGGTTTTGAATTAATCAGTTTAATCGAAAACAAAACAAAAGTTATTATTACAACTGCTTTTAGAGAATTTGCAGCAGAAAGTTATGATCTAGATGTATTGGATTATTTAGTAAAACCTATTCCGCTGCCAAGATTTATAAAATGCATCAATAAAATTACAACCGAATACAATTTAAAAAACAATATTAAAATCGATACCACAAAAGGCGATTCACATATTTTTATCAAAGTTGATAAAAAAATGATGAAAATTAATATTGAAGAAATCCTTTTTATCGAAGGAATGAAAGAATACATAAAAGTTGTAACACCTGATAAAACCTATATTACCCACAAATCTTTAACCTCATTATCTGAAGAACTGCCGGCTGATCGCTTCCTGCGCATCCATAAATCTTATGTAATTGCACTCAATAAAGTAAAATCTATAGAAGGAAACCGCATCCAAATTCAGTCGTACACGATTCCTATTGGAAGAAATTACAGTAAAGACGTCAAAAATCGAATTCTCGAATAA